One Verrucomicrobiota bacterium genomic window, GCGTGCGCCTCAGTCCTACTCGACCCGGTTCATTTTTCTGCAAGATCGGTTCCCAGTTTCAAGTTTCAGGTTTCAGGTTTCAGCTTTTCTGAGTCCGTGTCCATCAGTGTTCATCCGTGGTTAAAAATTGAAGCTCAACCAGGAACCAAGAACGGTTCCTTCCGGTCATCTATGCCTACCGTTTTAAGAATCGGGAACCTGCGTTTCCATTTTTACTCTGACGAATTAAGCGAACCCGCCCATATTCACGTTGCCAATCCGGATGGCGAGTGTAAGTTTTGGTTGGTGCCAGTACGATTGGCGAGCAATCACGGGGTTAAACCGCATGATTTGCGACGAATTGAAATTTTGGTTTTTGCGAACCGCAGTTTGTTGAACCAAGCTTATGAAAAATTCGATGGGCGTTGATACTTTCAGCCCTCTTGAACCCACTGCGATCAAAGCGTGGGTCAAAGGCCGCACGGTGTTTGTTGAATTGACCGATGACCGAGTGATCGGATTTCCAGCTAATCGCTTTCCCATCCTAAAAAGAGCATCCAACGCTGAACTCCAGCAAGTTTCCCTTAGACTGAATGGCTATGCTTTACGCTGGGAAAACCTGGATGAAGACATTACCGTGCCGGGAATTGTGGCGGGGCGTTTCCCAGAACCCCCTTTGGTGGACCAAAAAGTCAAAAACCTGGTCAGACACCTCTGAACACCCATCCCTACCGTAAACTGTTTTTGAACCAATAACAACCACCTGATAACCGATAACAGTTCTTGATCTTAACTGTTTTCATATCCAGGTCTCATATGTTTCAATTTTTTTGCCATGTCCGGCTTCCCATCTTTCTGCCGGTTCATTTTTCTGCAAGATCGGTTCCCATTTTCAAGTTTCAGCTTTTCTTAATCCGCGTCCATCTGTGTTAATCAGTGGTAAAACATGACCGTCATTATCCAAGTTATTAGTCTCGGGAAAAACACCGCTGCGGCTGTCATTCGATCCTTTTGCGGAGAAGTTTTCCACTGCCAGGGCATGGAGCCACTGAGTTTCGGCGAAAGACTGTTTTGATTCCCAAGTTTTTGATTACTTTCACATGCCCTCGACATCCCCAAAAAACTCGTATGGTCAGATCATTAAGAGCACCGGCCTGATTGGTGGATCTTCGTTGGTTAGCGTGCTGGTGAGCATGGTTCGGGTCAAGTTTACGGCCGTCTATCTCGGCCCCTTGGGAGTTGGGTTGTTTGGTGCTTATACCACGATCCTTCAGCCGATCACCGCCGTGTCCGGGTTTGGTCTTGCGGCTAGTGGAGTGCGGCAGCTTGCTGAAGCGAACGGAACTGGTGATCAAGCCAAGGTGGCACGCACGGTTCTCACCGTAAAACGGGCGGCGCTGCTCTCTGGGGTCATCGGCGCGTTATTGCTGCTCGTCCTTGCGTACCCAGCCTGCCTCTCCACCTTCGGCAATACCGAGCACGTTATTCCATTGGCCGTTTTATCCCTGACGCTGTTGATCGGCGGCTATTCCAGTGGCTTGGGCAGTGTGCTTCAGGGTTTGCGCCGGGTGCGCGATATGGCGGCGCAATCCATCATCGGTGCCGTGCTTGGCTTGCCGC contains:
- a CDS encoding DUF2442 domain-containing protein yields the protein MKNSMGVDTFSPLEPTAIKAWVKGRTVFVELTDDRVIGFPANRFPILKRASNAELQQVSLRLNGYALRWENLDEDITVPGIVAGRFPEPPLVDQKVKNLVRHL
- a CDS encoding DUF4160 domain-containing protein gives rise to the protein ACASVLLDPVHFSARSVPSFKFQVSGFSFSESVSISVHPWLKIEAQPGTKNGSFRSSMPTVLRIGNLRFHFYSDELSEPAHIHVANPDGECKFWLVPVRLASNHGVKPHDLRRIEILVFANRSLLNQAYEKFDGR